CCAATTGGCTATAACTGATATACAATATTGGTTGAGGCATAGCAATATGAGTGAAATACTTTAGAAATAAATATTTAACAATGATAGCTCTAAATTATAAAAAAGCCGCCAAACAGGTAGACATTGTTAAATGAAAACATAATTTCATCGTTAGTGCCAGATCATAGCTGACTTGTAACTCCTTCGAATAGATGTTCGACACTATCCCAAAAAATGCGTAAACATAAAAATCGGGGTGGGCTGAAAAAAGCTTCGATTTTTATGGTTACGCAGTTTTTGAGATAGTGTCTTTTTGAGATAGTGTCCAATTAAATGTAAAAGCCCCGGAAGTCCGGGGCTTTGTCTTAAATATCAGGTAATGTTTCGGGCTTTAGCCAAAGAGAAACAAATCCCTTATCATCATCTATAACTGCAACGCAGTTATTTATAAACTCCACTGCATTACCTTTCTTTTCGGGATTTCCAATACATACCCAACCTGTTTGAACATTTACATATACTGGTAAATCATCGTCATTTATTCCATATGCAAAACCAAAGTTCAAATTGTGCTTAACACGTAAAGCTCCTTTTTTGTATTCAGGAACTTGATAGTTTGATTTCATTGATTTATCTAAGCCGCAAAAACCCCATAGTTGAATAATCTTACTATCAACAACGGAAAGGCTTATTTTATTTAGTATCAATTCAAAATCAATTCCGCTTACTATTGGCTCCATATCAAAAGAACATTCTTCCGGGATATACGTTAGTAATCGCTGTTCTACGGGATTTCCATACTCTATAACGAATTTCATAGTACAACTATTTAACTGTTTTGAAAAGAAAGTGATAGATTGTATTTGTTTCAGGATTGATACCTAATTCAAATATTCCATTTGAGCTATTGAAAGCACCAGGTACTTTATAATTCACCCCTCCCTTAAAGAAGGCATCAGGCACACCCTTACCCGATTTCATAATATTTGTAATTGTATACGGAGAATTTATGTATGGTCGAGTGGCAAGATTATTCGCTACTGTCTTGGTAATCGTATATTCTCCTGCCTCTATTGCCTGCATTCCCCCCTTAGCGGCCAAACTACTATTTGCAACATTGGGCTTTGGTATTACGGCACTTGGCATAGCACTTGTTATAATCCTTGTTGCTGCCCTACTTGTTATCCAGCTTGCAGTTACGTCAACCAGCGTTGAAGTAGCTAACCAACGACCTTCCTCTACTGATGTAACGGCATAGGCTCTGTAGCTATTAAAATTAGCTCTCGCCAATGGATTCAAAGAGAAGCTCCAATGCTCCGGATCAGTTCCAGACATCCTGGCTGTCCAGCCAGTCTTAATTTTATACATTGTTTCAACATCTGCATCCTTTCGAAGCTGATCTTTTCGATCTTCTGGTAATAATGGGTACCCAGCATATTGTTCCAAGGAAATTTTCTCTCTTCGAATCTCATCTCTAAATTCCTGGAGATATTCTTGATTAAGATTAGAGAAATACGTCACAAATTCTTTTCCCAGGTTATTCAACGGAATCTTATCTATACTCATTAATTTTTCTTCAATGAAAGTATAGAGATGATCTCCATATTGATGAATTAAATTCTTACCTACGTTCCTGTAAATCTCACCTGCTACAACTGCAGTCCTATCGTTATTCCACAACCAAATAAATGCACCGCTTCCGTTAGTAAACCAATCATCTCCTAAAGGATCAGAAAAATTTGCCGGATTATTATTACTAAGATTATACGGTGAAATACCGGCGTACTTCTCTTCTGCAGGATCTACTTGCCACCATCTTCCTATCTGTGGATCAAGAGTACGATAAAATGCAGTATAAAGTTCCAGCTCAAATTCATCCAGTTTATCAATCCCATTAAACAACTGATTATTCTGCATTCTGTTCAGTGCCTTACTGGACAGGTTTCTTATCTGTAAACCAAATGGGTAATAACTGTCCTCCTGCAACAAAGGACCTGTAGTATGTTTTATAACAAGATTGTCAAAATATACATCTGACGGACTTTCATTGTTTAAATAAACATACAGATACCCATTCTTCGTGATATCTAAATGCCCGAGTAACGGGAGCACTTCGTCCGGCTGTTCCACCCGCCTGGCACCACCATTAACAAAATTAAGGTTTTCATCAAACAAAACATAGTTGAGATAAGCCTTTGGGACACTTGAAGAAGGGTTGTCCTCCTGTGTATTACTTATAAAGCTAGTAAAATTATCTTTATTTAATGTAACCCCACTGGCGATACTGGTCATCAAATTACCATGCCCGTTGGGAATTACGGTTACCGGTCCAAGGAGAACATTAATAAGTTGGTTTACAATTTCAGCCGGAGTCATATTGGCTGTATTATTCGCTGGGGAATTCTGTTGATAATAGTATAACGCTGATACGTCAATTTTATCACCTGCCATAACTTTCAGGACCTTACCGGTACCTATTCTTCTATCAACTACAGATCCATTAAGTTTAACATATCGTCTGTTAGTAACTCCCTGGTAATCATAGAATTTATGCCCCGATGGAATTACATCAATATTTACAGGGAAAGAAAACGTTTCTCTTTCTGGTATTATTGGCGTTGGTTGTGGATTATCTTCATGTGTAGCCCTATATAAAAGCTCATTTGTCTCCTCTGTCAATACCGTTCTTACATTCCCAAGATGATCTGATAAAAAATAATCGTAAACAAGTTTGCCGTTTGCATTTTTTCTTACCCGGCCAGCCGGGTGCGACATATACATTAATTCATTGTTCTTATACACCGCGTCCCCAATGTAAGTATATGTAGTAACAGTATTTCCGTCAGTAACAATTTTCTGCAAGATGACTCCTGTAGCATCATAAACGAATTCAACCGACCTGACAGTAGCTCCATCTACAGTGATTTTTTCAGGCTTATTTAACAAATAATTATTAATGACAGTTATGCCTTTGTTACGATCTTTAATCAGGCTACCCTCATCATTATAGTCATAGTCCAATGTTGTGACTCTACCGTTATAATTTTTAAAATCCCCAACTTTCTTATCTCCCTGGGCATCTGTTACTCCTTCTAATTTATTGCTCCATCCATTATTTCCATAGAAATATGTCAAGTCATCTATTGTACTTTTTATGTTTCCAGTTAATACTCCCTCCTGCTTTAATCTTTTTATGTTTCCATTCTCATCATATTGAGATATACCCGTAGAATAGTCAGCCAATGATGTATTCCAATTTCCACCGACATTCTGGGAATAATCAGCTTTTGAAAGCCTCTTTGCATTATCATAAGTATACCCATAAGCATGCATTTCATCAGGATTTCCTTTACGTCTCCAGGTAGTTCCTGATAATTCACCACTCAAATTTGTACGAGAGAATCCATTCTCAAAAGATAAATCTATACCAAAAAAATTACCTGCAGATTTATTGCTTACAAAATTACCATTAATAGCTTTTACACTTCCATCCAGTGCATAGCTCATATTTAATGTTTCAAGATTACCGATATTACTGGATTTTAGCTGTCCATAATCGCTATAGACATTAGATATAATTGTTTTTGTGACAGGAGTTGCCGTGTTATAAAGAGTATGATAGCTATTCAATGGATTACCTAATGCATCATACTCAGTTCGTAGTTGCCATTTTATTACAGGATCTGTTGTACTTGACGGGACACCTAAAACCTGATATAAAGAAAGTTGATTTCCTTTAAAATCGTATTGACCAGTAGTTATATTGGTCCCACCGGCAATATTCTCTGACAATGATTGTATGATTCTACCCTTTTCGTCATAGTAAACAGTAAAACTTAGCCACTTATCTTTGCCTAATACCTTTACTTTCATACCCGTTGCCTTACCATTGGCGTCCTGGGTTGGAATTACCGGCTCTGGATAAAGATTAGATCCCGCAGCAAGCACGAAGTCATTACTAAATGATTTCCTTCCGTCCCAGTTATAGTTATCATAGTAATAAACTATCAAAGGGTCATATCCAGTAATAGCAGGAACATAGCTATTAACAACAATATTCTCTATCCTATCAGCTGCAAAGGGATTAATCCCAGCTTCCATTATGCCCCCGGCAGGTGTTTCAAAACCGTCATTAAACAGAATCTCTTGTTTTGCCTCGTATACCCCTGGCATTTCATACTTATCAACATTCAGTATTGCAGGAACAGCATTCTTGTATGTAATTGTTTGACTGGCAATAGTCCATTGATTTACCATTGTTTGCAAACTCTCTCTTGTTGCATTAATATCTTTGTAAATCGCTTTCATCACGATTCGATCACGATTATCATAAATATTCAGTATCCATCCTCCTTGAATACCACCTTTTAAAGATGCATCCTGAAAGAAAACAATCCGATCTTTATTGTCGTAAACCAAAAGATCCGGGCTTTTACTTCCAGGTAAATTGTAAGAAATATTTCTTCCTTTTTCATCATAGAGATATTGGAAACCTAGCTCTGATAAAACGCGCTTTGATTCTGCATCCGAAAAATCCCACATATTCTTTGTGATGCAGTACTTAACAACTAGTGGAGGCAAAATATATCGAAGCTGACCAATTTCATCGTAAACATAACAGGTTCTTAACTGGCCATCTTCATTGTCGGCCTTCTCCTGTTCTGTCGTCATTATAAGTTTACCCTGCTTATCTATATAACTGGTCTTTTTTACCTGATGTTCATCGGTAGTAACTTTTACAACCAGCTGTCCGCTTTCGTAAACTACAGCACTTTTCGGCAATGAATTGTCACTGCTTTCAACTACCCATAAACGTACTTTATCTACTGCAGAATTAACCCGCGCCTCAACTTTTTTACCAATATTATTTCCTACCAATGCCTTACCTGGCAATTGGTTCATGATATAGCGAGGTTCTGGTGCGTCTTCTGCAATCCTTCTTTGATAAAAATAATCATCTCCGGTAAGTGCCTTATAAAAGGCCGGTTGTTTAACTGCAGCATCTGCCCTGAAAGCGCCATTATTAGTATTACTCTCAGTGTAATAAGAAAGATAGTTAGTGGGTACCTGTCCAAATTGATCATAAGAATTTACTGCCACCAGGTCTTTTCCGGAATAACTGGCTGCGACCGCAATACCTTGTACTATTCTTCCTAAACCATCTGCATAGCTTACAAGGCGCTGAACATCTCTCTGATTGTTGAGTGATTCAGCATCAGAAATAGTTTTAATACCAGGGCGAAAAAAAGTGGCCTTAACAACCTTATTGAAATTAGCAGTGGTAAATGAAGAATAATCAGCAATTGGAATATTCGGTGCTGATGCCTGTATATTTTTTTGCGCTGGAATATTAGGTTCAAGGTCATCCTTTATCAACAATTGCACCGTATTAGAATACCCCGATTGCAAATCAGAAATGCACTTTCTTCTGAAGTATGTAGTTTTGCTAACTGCAGGAGACTGATAATTAGGCGAAGTTGCACCACTAATCACTACCCAGTTAATTTCATCTTCAGATTTCTCCCATTTATAAGTATAGCTTTGAGAACCACCTGATGGAGTAGTACTATTAAAAGCTGAAGGGGAATTTTGCGAGGCAAGTTGTTGTGAAGCGCTAATTGTGCCAGCCTTTAATACAGGTATAGGATTTACAGATATAGTATTAGAATAGGCCGTTTCTATACCATCTGCAACAACTCTTCTAAAATAAACCTTGCTAATCAAATATCCGGATCCAGCACAATTCAGGCCTGATGCCACCAATATTTTCTCCCAGTTTATCCCATCTGAAGACTCTTGCCACTCATATTGATATTCATTACCTGCCGTAGTACCAATTCCAAACGAAGCTGGTTGAACGTTTATAAGTGAAGAATACTCAAACACATCACTCCCCTGAGAGCTTAGTGGGCCACTGATAGTACCTCCTACCAAGTGCTCTCCTATAGTGATTTCCCAACAATTATTATATGACACCCCCTCCACCTGATAATCAACAGATATAATGTAATGGTCTGGACGCGTAAAACGTATTTCAATAAATTTATCATCTGCGGCACCTCCATTGATAACATCGGCATATCCACTTACACTCCAATATGACCAATCCGGATTTTTACTAATTGGCAAAGTATAATACCCGGTTGTATTATCCATAAATCGCGGAAACTCAACAGTGCATTGTGCATGTAATTGACTTGAAAGTCCAATCGTACATACAATGATTAAAGCAATAAGGACTTTAATAATATTTTTCATTCAACAATACATTTAAGCTGCAATTGGCAATGTTATTTGTAAGAATATGAATAAGTCTGAATTATATTACGATCACAATCACGCACACATGTTGTCCTTCCTAATCCATCATACTCCGTGTATGTAGCCCGATTTTGCGCATCTATGATAGTAGTAACCCTATTGAGATCATTAAATGTCTGGGTTGTCATCATTGCATCTATGGGAATAAGTCGTAATTCATCAATTCGAGTGGTACCCGTTAATGACACAATAGTGGAGTTGGACACCACGACTGTAACCAAGGCCCAACCTCCTCTTGATATAACAGTAGTCTCGTTCCCTTTGACAGATGCGGTTACATTAACATTACCTCCCTGTTTCCAATAGGAAAGCAAATATTTCCTGGAGGCAGACAATCCTGCCTTTTCAATTTTGGTTACCATCGACAAATTCAGACATTGTGCACCACTTACAGTTTCCGTCACCACTTCAGCAACATTCTGACCTAAAGGAATAATATTCCAGTTTCCTTTAGCATATTTTTCAAAACTGCTATAGGCCACATCTGTTGCCCCCGCATTCAATATTTTTGCAATAACCACTTCCCCAGCATCGTCATAAATATTAGTTTCTGTATGATTATTGATTACTGTCTCCACAAGATCCCCATTATCATTATAAACCTTCTTATCTTTTAATGAAAAAAGAGACGTACTACGTAATAACTTTGTTCCATCAAAATTACCTGCAACATTTTTAGGTACTGCAGACTTACTATTTAATATATACGTTTCTTCAGGTTTAATCTCTCCTGTATTAACAACAATCATCTTTGCTATATTGACTGCCAACAGCTTCTCTTCATTATTGCTTAACTTCCATGTTTCAGTGCTCACAGGAACTGAAATTATGCCATTATCATTCATTACTTTTAAGGCGCCTTCAATATTATAGTCGTAAGGATAGTAAATACGGTCTTCCAGTTGTTCTCCTTGACTATTACTTGAAATAATTTTCTTAATATTTAGTTTATCATCATAAACATAATCAGTCCGGTATTCCATATAATTTGTACCGTCCTTATAATCTTTTCTAATTGTATAATTCAATTGAGGATGGCCTGCCAATGGGTAAAATTCTGTAATTGGTCCACCCCGTCTATACTCGTATTGATCATACCATCCTATTGGACAAGATACTGTGACCTTTACGTCAAAGTACGCTGAATAATTATCAGGGCTATTCAATTCGCGTACATTTGCACTATAATTATTATATTCATCAGTTATCAACTCATCACTCTTGTTATAGGTGCGCTTACGTTTCAGTAACCCATACAAACCTTGTGCATATCTTTTCTTCACTGTAAAAGGGGTAGTTGGATAAAGGATAGGAAAATCCTTATCATTTGTAAATTCATACACCTCTTTCCCTTTATTGTTGGTCTCTGTACCATTAAATACAGTTACCTGGCTATACTGTGCTGGTAAAGCATTCAGACGCTCTCCTTGAATAGAAGAAATTATTTTGTACTGGGATTCTACTTCATATGAATCAGGAGCAAAAAAATTATTGTATACGCACATTATCAGCGCAAATATGATTGAGGTAGCTATCTGATTACTTACAGATGCGCTTTTTGATTCAAGACTAGAATATAATTGTTTACCGGCCCTGGTAGTAGCAGAAGCCCAGGTATTCATAATATCCACAGCAACATTTCCCGCGCTATATGTTCCTTTTGTCGGAATCGTAGTAAAATTAGATACGTTGAACTCATAACTTGGTATTTCATACCCCCATCTGGAACTGACCCCACTGGCATTTGTATACTTATAGTCCCTGACAACATTTGGACTAGCATTTATCCCATCATTCCAGACAGTTTTCGCAACACGTAGCCCACCAGTAAATACCCTTGAAGAAGCAATCTGTGCATCGTTTAATTCATAAGTAAACTCCATATTTCCACCATCCGGATAGACTATCCTTTTTAAAACGCCCAGGCTAACTATACTGAGTTGATTAGAAGGTGTTTTTTTTGATGGGTTACAAATATCATTAAGGTTATTTATCAAATTATTCTCATATACTCCTGGGCCAGCCCAGGGAAGGAAATAACTTCCTGTAAAATACCCCCATTGATCAGTAGTACCTTCACATCGGCCAGGCACTCCTAAGAAGCCATTAAAATATTCAAAGCTGTAAGGCCGTTCTTGTAAGTTATCTTTTCCAAAGCGTTGCACTTTATCCAATATTAAACGTGCCTTTGACAATTCTTCAGCAGGGAAGTTATAATCGTAATTCCTTAAATTCAATCCGGAGAAATATTTATACGAAAAGGTAAATCCGGTATTCTCCATACCATTCTTAATAACTACTAAACGTTCAAGAGGTGTACTTCCCGGTAAATCTTTTCTTTCAACTGCCGCATAAGTAAATTTCACTTTTGTTGCATCAGGAAGTATCATTTCCTTTAATCTGTTCACTGTACCAACTATCTTACTATCCGTTTTTGTAAGTGTTTCATCACCCACACCTCTGCCAGACAAAGTAATAGTCCGGCTGGCATGTATGGCACTTAAAAACTGTACGTTATATGATTCATAATTAAACTTTATGGATTTTCTTGTCAATGGATCATATATTTCCGTTAGGTTCCATTTACTTACTACAGAATAGTTACTCTCAATAATCCCTTGTTTGGTGTAATAATAAGGCAGGGTAAAAGTAGAATTAGCCAATTTCCGGACTCCACCTTGGTAAGTTAGAATTTTTGAAGTCTCCTTACTGCTAAAAATATATTTCACACCTGATTCATCTGTGATTATAAACTTACTGATCCTGGTGGTAATTTTCTGCCCGGTCAAGTCCTCTTCTACTTTCTCAATTTTAAGTTTTGAATCATCCGCTATGTAAAATCTATTCCCATACCCGCCAATAACAAAAGATCCCGATCGGTTGTTGAACTGGAATATGAATTCATCTTGCTGTCGATCAACGATTGATTGTGCACTGAATCTATAGTTGGACAGTAATCCTATGGCCATTGGAGTGAATCCTATGCCTTCCGGAAAAACAGAAGACGTTTCCCGGGAAGTTTTGTATAAATTCCCCGTAGCATACAACACCCCATCATACATCCCTCCCATTTGATCATCAGGCTGGTCTTTTACAATTCTTGTAATGCTTCCACCACCACTAAGTAGCCATCCCAATCCAACGTCACCGGCCATCTGGTTTACTTTAACACCAGATCCCGCTTCGTAAATAAGAGAAAGACTAGCAGCCAAACGATTTCCATCGGAATAATTGAACATTGGAAGGCTAACTTCCGCACTACCGGTAACGAAATTTACCTGTGCCGAAGATCGCACAACAAAAAGAGTCAAAAGAAAGCATAATAAGTTACTTCCTCTTTTAAGTGAGAGCTTTACTTGCATAGATATTATGAACTTTTTTTTAAAATTCAATTGAGGAGGGTTCCAGTTCTGGTTTAAGAAAAGATTCATAGGTAATACTCTGAGTACAGGCATATAATACTTACCAAAAAACAAAACAGGTCAACATGCTTACAATGCCTCCAGTTCTCTCAAGACATTGACTTAAACTACCAGCTTTAGAACAGCCATATTGGATCAGAAATTGGTCAATAAAACAACAATATTTATTTCATCAGGGAATAAAAGTTAACATCTCATAAAAATTAAATGGATAGATATTTTATTTAGATTTAATCCTACGCGATTAATTCTTAAACCAGGTTATGACCCTAAAAGTAATAATAATTTTATTAAAAAAAACAGTATTATCTAACTAAAATTAAGGAAATAAAAAAAAAGAGCGCAAAACAGCCCCTGCGCTTGCCTCAATCTTGGATGCGGTAAATTAGAGATTTTGGTCCTTTTAATTATGGCGAATTCGCCATAATTAAAATTAGGGTTGTAAACGGTTTCCCAAATCCCCAGATATTCTACCGTATTTCTGTTACGAAGCCAATCTGAAATAAAGAAATCTCCATCTTTAGCTTTCAACATATCAGTAAGCGAGATGTATTCCTGTTCTTTGTCTATAATTATTGTGATTTCTTTGCCCTCAACCTGTATCTTTTTATTTTTTGCCATAATTCTGATTTTAGTTATAAACCTTGGACACTAATTTACAGAACTTTTAATTCCATCGAATTTGATGGAATTAATATCAAGTCTTTTCTCGGAAATAGACTAAAGCAACGAAGCACCTACGAAGAGGGAAATATGGATGGCGAGATAACCATTTATTATTCGACAGGAAGAATAATAATACCCTATTTACCTGGGATAGAATGAAGTAAAAGCCGAAGCCAGGAATAAAGCTAGTAATTTAATTGTAACAAAATATATTACAATTAAAAAATCTTCTTACCTTTGTTACCAATATGAACAACACAAAGTTTGCAACGGTTATACATATCCTGACCATTTTAGCCAAAAGCCCAGGCGAATGGTTAAGCTCGGACTGGATTGCGGGCAGTATCCAAATTAACCCGGTTATTGTCCGAAAAGAGCTGAGTGCGTTACAGGATCAAGGATGGGTAATCAGCCGAAAGGGAAAAGAAGGGGGCTACATGTTACTTGTTCCGAGTAAAGAAATCAGCTTGGCAGACATCTACAAGACCGTAAAAAAATTGGATGTGCTGGGGAAAAAGAACCTCAACCCTAATCCGAAATGCCCTATTGGAAAGGATATCAATAAGGA
The Chitinophaga sp. MM2321 DNA segment above includes these coding regions:
- a CDS encoding DUF6443 domain-containing protein — its product is MKNIIKVLIALIIVCTIGLSSQLHAQCTVEFPRFMDNTTGYYTLPISKNPDWSYWSVSGYADVINGGAADDKFIEIRFTRPDHYIISVDYQVEGVSYNNCWEITIGEHLVGGTISGPLSSQGSDVFEYSSLINVQPASFGIGTTAGNEYQYEWQESSDGINWEKILVASGLNCAGSGYLISKVYFRRVVADGIETAYSNTISVNPIPVLKAGTISASQQLASQNSPSAFNSTTPSGGSQSYTYKWEKSEDEINWVVISGATSPNYQSPAVSKTTYFRRKCISDLQSGYSNTVQLLIKDDLEPNIPAQKNIQASAPNIPIADYSSFTTANFNKVVKATFFRPGIKTISDAESLNNQRDVQRLVSYADGLGRIVQGIAVAASYSGKDLVAVNSYDQFGQVPTNYLSYYTESNTNNGAFRADAAVKQPAFYKALTGDDYFYQRRIAEDAPEPRYIMNQLPGKALVGNNIGKKVEARVNSAVDKVRLWVVESSDNSLPKSAVVYESGQLVVKVTTDEHQVKKTSYIDKQGKLIMTTEQEKADNEDGQLRTCYVYDEIGQLRYILPPLVVKYCITKNMWDFSDAESKRVLSELGFQYLYDEKGRNISYNLPGSKSPDLLVYDNKDRIVFFQDASLKGGIQGGWILNIYDNRDRIVMKAIYKDINATRESLQTMVNQWTIASQTITYKNAVPAILNVDKYEMPGVYEAKQEILFNDGFETPAGGIMEAGINPFAADRIENIVVNSYVPAITGYDPLIVYYYDNYNWDGRKSFSNDFVLAAGSNLYPEPVIPTQDANGKATGMKVKVLGKDKWLSFTVYYDEKGRIIQSLSENIAGGTNITTGQYDFKGNQLSLYQVLGVPSSTTDPVIKWQLRTEYDALGNPLNSYHTLYNTATPVTKTIISNVYSDYGQLKSSNIGNLETLNMSYALDGSVKAINGNFVSNKSAGNFFGIDLSFENGFSRTNLSGELSGTTWRRKGNPDEMHAYGYTYDNAKRLSKADYSQNVGGNWNTSLADYSTGISQYDENGNIKRLKQEGVLTGNIKSTIDDLTYFYGNNGWSNKLEGVTDAQGDKKVGDFKNYNGRVTTLDYDYNDEGSLIKDRNKGITVINNYLLNKPEKITVDGATVRSVEFVYDATGVILQKIVTDGNTVTTYTYIGDAVYKNNELMYMSHPAGRVRKNANGKLVYDYFLSDHLGNVRTVLTEETNELLYRATHEDNPQPTPIIPERETFSFPVNIDVIPSGHKFYDYQGVTNRRYVKLNGSVVDRRIGTGKVLKVMAGDKIDVSALYYYQQNSPANNTANMTPAEIVNQLINVLLGPVTVIPNGHGNLMTSIASGVTLNKDNFTSFISNTQEDNPSSSVPKAYLNYVLFDENLNFVNGGARRVEQPDEVLPLLGHLDITKNGYLYVYLNNESPSDVYFDNLVIKHTTGPLLQEDSYYPFGLQIRNLSSKALNRMQNNQLFNGIDKLDEFELELYTAFYRTLDPQIGRWWQVDPAEEKYAGISPYNLSNNNPANFSDPLGDDWFTNGSGAFIWLWNNDRTAVVAGEIYRNVGKNLIHQYGDHLYTFIEEKLMSIDKIPLNNLGKEFVTYFSNLNQEYLQEFRDEIRREKISLEQYAGYPLLPEDRKDQLRKDADVETMYKIKTGWTARMSGTDPEHWSFSLNPLARANFNSYRAYAVTSVEEGRWLATSTLVDVTASWITSRAATRIITSAMPSAVIPKPNVANSSLAAKGGMQAIEAGEYTITKTVANNLATRPYINSPYTITNIMKSGKGVPDAFFKGGVNYKVPGAFNSSNGIFELGINPETNTIYHFLFKTVK
- a CDS encoding RHS repeat domain-containing protein, yielding MQVKLSLKRGSNLLCFLLTLFVVRSSAQVNFVTGSAEVSLPMFNYSDGNRLAASLSLIYEAGSGVKVNQMAGDVGLGWLLSGGGSITRIVKDQPDDQMGGMYDGVLYATGNLYKTSRETSSVFPEGIGFTPMAIGLLSNYRFSAQSIVDRQQDEFIFQFNNRSGSFVIGGYGNRFYIADDSKLKIEKVEEDLTGQKITTRISKFIITDESGVKYIFSSKETSKILTYQGGVRKLANSTFTLPYYYTKQGIIESNYSVVSKWNLTEIYDPLTRKSIKFNYESYNVQFLSAIHASRTITLSGRGVGDETLTKTDSKIVGTVNRLKEMILPDATKVKFTYAAVERKDLPGSTPLERLVVIKNGMENTGFTFSYKYFSGLNLRNYDYNFPAEELSKARLILDKVQRFGKDNLQERPYSFEYFNGFLGVPGRCEGTTDQWGYFTGSYFLPWAGPGVYENNLINNLNDICNPSKKTPSNQLSIVSLGVLKRIVYPDGGNMEFTYELNDAQIASSRVFTGGLRVAKTVWNDGINASPNVVRDYKYTNASGVSSRWGYEIPSYEFNVSNFTTIPTKGTYSAGNVAVDIMNTWASATTRAGKQLYSSLESKSASVSNQIATSIIFALIMCVYNNFFAPDSYEVESQYKIISSIQGERLNALPAQYSQVTVFNGTETNNKGKEVYEFTNDKDFPILYPTTPFTVKKRYAQGLYGLLKRKRTYNKSDELITDEYNNYSANVRELNSPDNYSAYFDVKVTVSCPIGWYDQYEYRRGGPITEFYPLAGHPQLNYTIRKDYKDGTNYMEYRTDYVYDDKLNIKKIISSNSQGEQLEDRIYYPYDYNIEGALKVMNDNGIISVPVSTETWKLSNNEEKLLAVNIAKMIVVNTGEIKPEETYILNSKSAVPKNVAGNFDGTKLLRSTSLFSLKDKKVYNDNGDLVETVINNHTETNIYDDAGEVVIAKILNAGATDVAYSSFEKYAKGNWNIIPLGQNVAEVVTETVSGAQCLNLSMVTKIEKAGLSASRKYLLSYWKQGGNVNVTASVKGNETTVISRGGWALVTVVVSNSTIVSLTGTTRIDELRLIPIDAMMTTQTFNDLNRVTTIIDAQNRATYTEYDGLGRTTCVRDCDRNIIQTYSYSYK
- a CDS encoding KilA-N domain-containing protein, which gives rise to MAKNKKIQVEGKEITIIIDKEQEYISLTDMLKAKDGDFFISDWLRNRNTVEYLGIWETVYNPNFNYGEFAIIKRTKISNLPHPRLRQAQGLFCALFFYFLNFS
- a CDS encoding Rrf2 family transcriptional regulator, with the translated sequence MNNTKFATVIHILTILAKSPGEWLSSDWIAGSIQINPVIVRKELSALQDQGWVISRKGKEGGYMLLVPSKEISLADIYKTVKKLDVLGKKNLNPNPKCPIGKDINKELEDLFMEIDESVFNALQHRTLESFVKQFI